DNA sequence from the Staphylococcus epidermidis genome:
TGAGCGAAAGGCTTCCTTCGTCATTGTATTAATGACCCTCTCTTTATTGACAAATCCTTTTTGTGCAGTAGCAACACCATATTTCATGAAATCAAGATGATTTGTATGATGAGCATCCGTATTAATTGTCAACTTAACCTTTGGATATTTACGAACGATTTCTGCATTTAAATCTAAACGATGCGGATTTGCGTTAATCTCTAAAATTGTATTTGTTTCTTCGGCTAAATTCATTAACTTTTCAATATTTGCTTTATAACCTTTTCTACGTCCAATAATACGACCGGTTGGATGAGCAATGTGACGCACATATGGATTTCTACATGCTGTTTCCAAACGTTTCATGATTTCGTCTTCAGATTGATTAAAGTTTTGATGAATAGCTGCGATAACATAATCAAGCTGTGCCAAAACTTCATCATCGTAATCTAATGTTCCATCAGGTAAAATGTCCATTTCCGTTCCTGAATATATGTCTATTTCTTTATATTCTTCATTTAATTGCTTTATTTCTTCATTTTGTCTTAGCAGACGGTCGACTTGTAATCCATGAGCTACTTTTAAACTTTGTGAGTGATCTGTAATGACCATAAATTCATAACCTTTTTCAATATTTGCCTCAATCATTTCTTTAATCGAAAAGGCACCATCACTATATGTTGTGTGCATATGCAAATCTCCATTGATATCATCTAATTGAATGATTTGACTCAGATCTTTATCAAACTCACTACCATCTTCACGCATGGCAGGCGCAATCCAATCTACACCAAAATGATGATAGATCGCTTCTTCACTTTGTAATTGTAATAGCTTACCATCTTGTTGTTCGATACCATACTCACTAACCTTTTCGTCGCGTGCTTTTGCTAATTGTCTTATTCTAATATTATGATCCTTCGAACCGGTGAAGTGTTGTAAGGTATGGTAAAAGGCAGCAGGTTCTATCAATCTAAAATCAACGCCAATCGTCTCATCATCATAAGCTAATTCCAGAGAAATTTTAGTATCCCCAACAGCAACATCTTTGACTTTATTCGGAATACGAAGTAATTGTTGTTGAACTTTTTTAGGCTCCGATGTACTAATAATGAAATCTAAATCTTTACTCATTTCCTTATATCTTCGAAAACTACCAGCAGTTGAATATTGTTCAACTCCTTCTAACTGTTCAATAAATTTTACAATTTCTTGGTTGAGTCCTCTCATTAGCTCTATAGGATAACGATCTTTTTTAGCACCTATCGACTTCACTGCTTCTAAAATGTTTTGCTCTGTTTTTTTTGCAAAACCTTTTAAAGTACTAACCTTACCTTCTTCACAGGCTTGTTGAAGTGTTTCTTTATCTGTAATTTGAAGTTCATGATATAGTTTTGCTATTTTTTTACTGCCTAATCCCTGTATTTTCAAAAGTGGCACTAACCCTTCAGGTACTTCATCTTGAAGTGTTTGAAGGGTCGATGATTGACCTTGTGTTTTAAATTCATTAATAACTTCTCCTACGCCTTTTCCAATGCCTTTAAGTTCTGTTACATCATCAATCTCTTCTAATGTACGCTCATCAACCTCTAAACTTTGTGCGGCTTTTCTATACGCTGAAACTTTAAATGTATTTTCTCCTTTTAGCTCCATATATATAGCTATTTTTTCTAATAATTGAATTACATCTTTTTTTGTCATCAATATCACTCCATAAAAAGAAGACCAGGACATAACATTAACGTTCGAATTTGTCCTGACCTCATGTCATTACTTTATAAATTTAAAATAAATTGTGATAAATAAGGAATTTGTTCAATCACAACTCGACTTACTAGCGATTGAGATAATTGGTACTGTATAAATGAATGCGGATATAGCGATAATAAATAAAGTCCAATTTGTAAATATATAAAAACCGATATGATACTCA
Encoded proteins:
- the polX gene encoding DNA polymerase/3'-5' exonuclease PolX, producing MTKKDVIQLLEKIAIYMELKGENTFKVSAYRKAAQSLEVDERTLEEIDDVTELKGIGKGVGEVINEFKTQGQSSTLQTLQDEVPEGLVPLLKIQGLGSKKIAKLYHELQITDKETLQQACEEGKVSTLKGFAKKTEQNILEAVKSIGAKKDRYPIELMRGLNQEIVKFIEQLEGVEQYSTAGSFRRYKEMSKDLDFIISTSEPKKVQQQLLRIPNKVKDVAVGDTKISLELAYDDETIGVDFRLIEPAAFYHTLQHFTGSKDHNIRIRQLAKARDEKVSEYGIEQQDGKLLQLQSEEAIYHHFGVDWIAPAMREDGSEFDKDLSQIIQLDDINGDLHMHTTYSDGAFSIKEMIEANIEKGYEFMVITDHSQSLKVAHGLQVDRLLRQNEEIKQLNEEYKEIDIYSGTEMDILPDGTLDYDDEVLAQLDYVIAAIHQNFNQSEDEIMKRLETACRNPYVRHIAHPTGRIIGRRKGYKANIEKLMNLAEETNTILEINANPHRLDLNAEIVRKYPKVKLTINTDAHHTNHLDFMKYGVATAQKGFVNKERVINTMTKEAFRSFVETNKYKK